Proteins from one Gemmatimonadota bacterium genomic window:
- a CDS encoding IMP dehydrogenase, with amino-acid sequence MAHIASTVSHSLKEYRLLPRLTQADANAQLASLETRLCRQGDGYLALRTPFLSAAMQAVTSVEMAIAMAQLGGMGVFAVSQTIEEQCGKIDAVKRFKAGFQTDIVTLSPEQSIGEVIGIMNDTGYHTFPVTDTGVFHGKLVGVITDKDFDERYDHGLRVGDRMKTDVQTGAEEDDLKTANTRMIEYGRGFLPMVSSEGTLVSVVFKRDLDKHIRHPHSTEDAQKRLVVGAAVSTHPEDRERVEALVEHQVDVIVIDASDGHTEYQGETLKWIKSHYDIPVIAGNVVTREGFDYLAASGADAVKIGMGIASGCTTQMVKATGRGQATSIQEVAAARDAWAENSGDYLPLVADGSIQGPADMLVALSLGADTLMMGNLLARFTESHGELVRNAAGDLVKEYWMEGSRKAFNNRRYAQLASTFFEEGIVGQVPHAGSVYDKLPIVMQMLKSGMATAGCATIEALHRDAVLELQSNVSLDDSGVHDMSAIQSIQEFGIT; translated from the coding sequence ATGGCGCACATAGCCTCTACCGTTTCTCACAGTCTCAAGGAATACCGCCTTCTGCCACGCCTGACGCAGGCCGACGCGAACGCCCAGCTCGCGTCCCTGGAGACGCGCCTCTGCCGGCAGGGGGACGGCTACCTGGCGCTGCGCACGCCTTTCCTCAGCGCGGCCATGCAGGCGGTCACCAGCGTGGAGATGGCCATCGCCATGGCCCAGCTGGGCGGCATGGGCGTGTTCGCCGTGAGCCAGACCATCGAGGAACAGTGCGGAAAGATCGACGCGGTGAAGCGGTTCAAGGCCGGGTTCCAGACCGATATCGTCACGCTTTCGCCGGAACAGTCCATCGGTGAGGTGATCGGCATCATGAACGATACCGGCTACCACACCTTCCCGGTGACGGATACCGGCGTCTTCCACGGCAAGCTGGTGGGCGTGATCACGGACAAGGACTTCGACGAGCGGTACGATCATGGTCTCCGGGTGGGCGACCGCATGAAGACCGACGTGCAGACCGGCGCCGAGGAGGACGACCTGAAGACGGCGAACACGCGGATGATCGAGTACGGCCGCGGGTTTCTGCCCATGGTTTCTTCCGAAGGGACGCTGGTGTCGGTGGTGTTCAAGCGGGACCTCGACAAGCATATCCGCCATCCCCATTCCACGGAAGACGCCCAGAAGCGCCTCGTGGTCGGCGCCGCCGTATCGACCCATCCCGAGGACCGGGAACGGGTGGAGGCACTGGTCGAGCACCAGGTCGACGTGATCGTCATCGACGCCTCCGACGGCCATACCGAGTACCAGGGCGAGACCCTGAAGTGGATCAAGTCCCACTACGACATCCCGGTGATCGCCGGGAACGTGGTGACGCGGGAGGGGTTCGACTACCTGGCCGCCAGCGGCGCGGACGCCGTCAAGATCGGCATGGGCATCGCTTCGGGCTGCACGACGCAGATGGTGAAGGCCACCGGCCGCGGCCAGGCCACCTCCATCCAGGAAGTCGCCGCGGCCCGCGACGCGTGGGCAGAGAACTCGGGCGACTATCTGCCCCTCGTGGCGGACGGCAGCATCCAGGGTCCCGCGGACATGCTCGTCGCGCTGTCACTGGGCGCCGACACGCTCATGATGGGCAATCTACTGGCGCGGTTCACCGAGAGCCACGGCGAACTGGTCCGCAACGCGGCCGGAGACCTGGTCAAGGAATACTGGATGGAAGGCAGCCGGAAGGCCTTCAACAACCGGCGCTACGCGCAGCTCGCCAGCACCTTTTTCGAGGAAGGCATCGTGGGCCAGGTGCCCCACGCGGGGTCGGTCTACGACAAGCTGCCCATCGTCATGCAGATGCTCAAGTCGGGCATGGCCACGGCGGGATGCGCCACCATCGAGGCGCTGCACCGGGACGCCGTCCTGGAACTGCAGTCCAACGTGTCCCTCGACGACAGCGGCGTGCACGACATGTCCGCCATCCAGTCCATACAGGAGTTCGGGATCACCTGA
- a CDS encoding LysR family transcriptional regulator: MNLSYDQAVAFHAVARHGSFSLAAKALFRSQSAVSIQVAKLEGEIGQPLFHRTTRHLALTEAGKVLLKYVSEMEGLMKEAVQELEDLDRLEAGRLVLCTSDTTGCYRLPAILKSFQDRYPGIDIVVKNATSLRTIQAVVDGEVDLGVVTLAYLPREIEAIPLFSRHDVLITPPDHPLAKRRTVHLKDMEQYPLILLDQHCASRRLIDDLCEKSRVQLDVAMELSSIEVIKHFVRIEAGLSIVPSIAIQEELENGTLAQVTIGDFRNRPRQKMGAIYLKGRYLSRAARSFLEALQTYFRPGRRKIAEGRGKPAA, from the coding sequence ATGAACCTGTCGTACGATCAAGCCGTCGCCTTTCATGCCGTGGCACGTCACGGAAGCTTTTCTCTGGCGGCAAAAGCCCTCTTCCGGTCCCAGTCCGCCGTGAGCATCCAGGTGGCCAAGCTCGAGGGCGAAATCGGCCAGCCGCTCTTCCACCGGACGACCCGGCATCTCGCCCTCACCGAGGCCGGCAAGGTGCTGCTCAAGTACGTGAGCGAGATGGAAGGGCTGATGAAAGAGGCCGTGCAGGAACTGGAAGACCTGGACCGGCTCGAGGCCGGCCGTCTCGTGCTCTGCACGTCCGACACCACGGGTTGCTACCGCCTGCCGGCCATCCTCAAATCCTTCCAGGACCGCTATCCCGGCATCGACATTGTCGTGAAGAACGCCACGTCGCTGCGGACCATCCAGGCCGTGGTGGACGGCGAGGTGGATCTCGGCGTGGTCACGCTGGCCTACCTGCCCCGGGAGATCGAGGCGATCCCGCTGTTCTCCCGCCACGACGTGCTGATCACGCCGCCGGACCATCCCCTGGCGAAGCGTCGGACGGTGCATCTCAAGGACATGGAGCAGTATCCGCTGATCCTGCTCGACCAGCACTGCGCCTCGCGGCGGCTGATCGACGATCTGTGCGAGAAATCGCGGGTACAGCTCGACGTCGCCATGGAGCTCAGTTCCATAGAGGTCATCAAGCACTTCGTGCGTATCGAGGCGGGCCTGTCCATCGTCCCCTCCATCGCCATCCAGGAGGAACTGGAAAACGGCACGCTCGCACAGGTCACGATCGGAGACTTCCGAAACCGTCCCCGCCAGAAAATGGGGGCGATCTACCTCAAGGGGCGGTACCTTTCCAGGGCAGCCCGCAGTTTCCTGGAGGCCCTGCAGACGTACTTCCGGCCGGGGCGCAGGAAGATCGCGGAGGGCCGGGGCAAGCCGGCGGCCTGA